The Perca fluviatilis chromosome 18, GENO_Pfluv_1.0, whole genome shotgun sequence genomic interval TTTCCATATGGccatacatacattcatttCCTGGGTCTAACCCATGGATGATTAAATTGCAAAACTGATACAAGTCTTGAGGAAAAGTATTTGCTACATAGATATCTTTGacattaaaaagagaaaagagccaAATTATgaaacaaaagattttttttttaaatgtcctacTGCATGTGCCAAGACACATTCTGATATTGATTGCCAGGTGGATTTGAAGCCACAAAAAGAGCCTCTGTATAAGTGGTCCGCTTTTCAGTCAAGACCGCATTACCACGACCAGCATATGAAATGAATGTCAGACGTGCTTGTATATATTAAGGGGCCATTACTGGTCAAGTGTGTGtagtaaaaaatatttacaaagtTGATTAGAAATAATGGAGTCACGTCCAACCACTTGTATTTGTTTGAATGTAAGACAGAGCTTCATTCGCCAGCAGTTATTCACTTTCAGACCCCTTGAGGAAGTGGAACATGTTTGATCAACATGAGGAAAACCTAAATCAATCACCCTCTGTGACAAACAACCGGGAATTCTTATATAATGGCTTTCTGCATGGGGAAAGTTCCACTCCCTAGTGTAAAGATGTCTCGTACCTCACCCAGTCAGTTCTATTTATAGTTAAGGTGTGAGTGGTCGACtggttattttattttgccaCTTTTATATTTatgcttctctccctctctctgtttttctctaaAGGTCTCACAAGAAAATCAAGGATGACGACAAGGAGAAGGAAAAGAAGGACAAGCCAGACAAGGGCCACTGTTTCTGGGAGAGCGTTACCATGACGATGAGGCAAATCTCCCCAACCAAAAAactggagaagatggagggcTGGGAGCCGCCTCACCTGGAGAACTTAACTGAGACTGTGACCGACGAAGCCCCAGAGGACAAAAGCCAGAAAGGGGGCTCGCCAGTGTCCTTCCCCGACTCTCTAGGCCTCCCGTTGGAACTGGCCTCCTGGGCGGGCCGGGGTCTTGAGGAGGACTCCTCCCGCTATGCTAATCTGTCGGACTCCAAGGATTCAACAGCTGCCGTCAGGTGGACAGCCCGCGCCAAAGTCAAGCTGGCTGGCATCAGCAGGATGAGCAGAGGGATTGTGTCAGAAAGTGCTTGGGAGGGGTTTAAATAGAAGCCATTTTACCTTCTATGCCCCTCCCTCCTCACCAATGTACCATCAGTAAAGAGGATGAAGACCTGAACCAAATATCTGCTCGTCTCTGTTATCTAGTTCTGGATGAAAACGGTGTTAATGTCAACTGGTATTGAGATGCTGTTGTAAAGCCCTGAACATAACACATGATGTTTGTCCCTTTTATTTTAGCTTTGAAGACCTTCGAGACAATATATGTCAGTTTTATGAATGGACTTTTTTTGGCTACTTTTAAATCACTGGCATAACTGTAAATTACAACAAATAAAAGCCTTAAACTACTGTACAGTTTTAACTGTGATACCCACAGGCATGCCGTTtagacactttacagtatatTGCCAAGAGTGAGtagagtgattttcatgtcatTATTGTGCCTGTCAGTGGTAGAGAATCAATACGAATATGCAAACCTGCTACTGAAGACTTGGTTTTCAGTTCCTTTCTGTCTATGCAGTTACAGCATCTGtaatttattcataaaaaaTGGGCTTAAAATCTGTGCAATCATGAATCAGTTTATGAAACACGTTTGATCTGGAATATCAGcgtgtttgtatgcgtgtgtgtgaacAAGAGGTAGAGGAGAGGATATGAGTTTTTTGATAGACAGGCATGCACATTTGTACAATAGAATGAGATTTGAAGTTCTGTTGTTGTGCTGGGAATATGCAGGGGGAATAAATCTAAGCAACCCCTACAGTGTCACAGATTGATACGTTTAAATCCAAtgctgaatattttttttaatttgtaaggACAAGATGACAATGACAACTCAAACTCTGTGTATACGTGTTTCTCGAGAAAAGCAGTGAATCCATGCACCTGTGAAGTGCCTTGTATCAATAGAATGACGTGTTGCTGTACATTTGAACTAGACCAAAAACTGAGCAAAAAAACGGCTGAGCTCATCACAGTGTCTACGCATGTGGGTCAACCCAGCATGAATTTTTGCTGCATCAgccattaaagtgctcatattacgcttttcccctttcctttattgtgttatatatcttttttgtgcatgttataggtttaaaaagtgaaaaagcccaaagtccaccccatctccaacagaaaacacggttcacaaactgctccaaacaggtctattgtagtccagcctttacttctgctggttactttgtaacacacgttataatgctcgactagctgctagcgtggcactccctcatccTCTGCTTCTTACAGTAATGGCTAGTTGTCTTTtgctagctactgcgcatgtgcaactccccaCAAATattgaacagaagtgtgatgcctcactctgtagctaaaacagagagctcaccacacagggtgaaaagaggagctgcagcaatgtgcagtacaacaaaaatatggtgtttaaaattaaaccatattaacctattctggtacaacctctaaatataattatgaacctgaaaatgagcataatatgaacactttaagaAAGTAATTGGTTTCCAATCACTAGATGCTGTTAGCTTCACCAGCAGAAGCAAGTGTTTTTGCGCTGCGTTATATAAAAACCTGGTCTGTTTGTTAATGCCATTTGCATATCTGTATATTGTATTGGACTGAGACAATGATTTTTCTTTAGGTGAATGAGAAACGTCATGCCACTGATGTTtgcttctcttctttttctcagtTTTTATTGGTTTGCTGAATTTGTTTGATACTGAAGtctgtttcattgcagccagaAGTGAACACAGATACAGGGCCACTTCCAGGGATGCCCGTATCCTGTATTTATTCACTAAACAGCTTGGTCACATTTTCTCAAGCAGAATAAAGATCTAGTCTGACTGTCTGGCTCTACTTTATTCAACACATTGCAGTCTGGAGTAAATCTACACCTTGATTTAGCAGACTTTGCTTTAACAGATGGTTTTCACCAGTACAGTGGTTAGTTTTTATCATCGGGCATTTGGAACTGGAACTGGAACTTACCAATATACTGTCAAGTTACtaaagaaattattattattgaaaaacaacactttgccACAACTACCAAATTTACATTTCCACATGAATGTTATCTATTTCTTGTTTATTCTCATTTAACTGCCTTTAGAAAGATTCAGTCTAGAGATTAAGAGGAAGAATAATAATCAGGAAACTTTGCTCCTGTGACCGATGACAAACAATTTTTCCTTGCTGTTTAAAGGTGCAAAGACATTTATATCCAAATCCAAAAAGCGGAAACTACAATTAGGTCAAGTCTAAAAAAAGATCTTAATACAGTTAACAAAAGTCCCTGAGCCTCACAGTATAAAATGAAGAACAGAAACAGATTTTTAGaaatatttacttatttataacTAATTCCTGTCCCATATATGTCATAATAGTACCATCAAGAGTATTGGGATAGCAGATGAATATTACAAAAGTTGGAGGAAGGATACAAAACTCCCACCCCCCATAAATAAGGTTTAACATTTCTTCCGTCTGTCACTTTGCAGTTCTAACAAAGTCGATTGTAAAAACTTGTACGGCTAAAGAAATTATTTTCTCTTAGGGTCGACACTTCCAATGTACACAGAGCACAGCAAGAATTCCCAAAGGACAACATACAGTAAGTAAACATAGACTCAAACATGACATGCATTCAGTTATTGCAGAGAAATACCACCAGGACAAAACGGAGCAAAAGGCAGAAAAGTTTAACCCCATTAAATAAACAAGTAACACATGAGGCATCTTATCCTGCCACCCTGTAAATGTTGCCATTTAAAAAGTGTTACCATCTATCACCACCTACCTACCATAAACATGCAACAACTCATTTTACATATAAATTCTTTCACATAttcacattacatttacatattattattttatttcctctGTTAGAAATAGCATTTTTTGTCAAGAAGACAAAACATTTATgcaggaggaggaaaaagaTAAATGTTCTTTATATTTCACCTATCACCAACATTCTTAAAATCTACAAACATCCACATTAAATCTTTCctatgccttatggaaacactTGTGCGTAAGGAAATGAAGACATAAAAAGTCATCTCTTTCAGTTGAAGCCCTTTGTATTTGAGTTTATGACATTGAGGTCTCGTACACACTCTTGGTTTGGGAGTAAGAGTAAACGGACGCTTCGCTTGAAGAACACGGAGGGTTTAGAACTTGAAGAGGTCAATAAAGTGCTGCGGAGAAATGGGCATGAGGCAGCTGTCTGGGTTGTTGGCTGAGCATGGATGGCCACAGTCCTGGAAGACAGTAAACAACCACATTGTCAGAAAGGAGGAAGCCCAGGAAACCCAAGGAGCAGCTATGCAGCAACCAGTAGTTACTAAGATCATGGAAGGGCTTCAACACAAACTTAGTGATGGATTTACAAATTCCCGGCTGCAACTGGATCCTGGACATTAGTATACACAGAGAAAAATTTACGTTAAACTAAATGACAGTTTTCTTTCAGACACATGGACTCAACATTCAATTGAATCTATGAACTTTAAGAGTGCAGTTAAAGGCCATTAAAAGTCAACGAAAAAAGCCTCACTGTTTACTAAACACACCTCGAGCAAAAAATGATCACATCAAGTGAAATTGAGAACAGTACAAGACAAAGATTAACACATGGAAATAGATAAGATATGAATCAGACCATCTGGGAAACATGAGACAAACTGGCAACTGACGGAGAACAGAATGGCATGATGGGACGGAAAGTACCTTGAATAACAAAGCGAGGTGGCGATCCTTAAAGAATCAGGGAGAAGGGGAACCAGGAGAAGAGCCAGGAAGGAAGGGCGACAAGCAAGGAGAGGGACGCAAAGAGGGCAGAGGTTAAAAAAGTATAAGGAACCAGTCAAGGAGGACGACAGGATTGTCGCATTCGCAAGGAGTATGGGAACAGATACTGTAGGAACAGCTGCATTTTGTAATCCAAGTACTGTTAGTCTGTGAAGATACACATCTTCCCCAGAAGTTATTAACTTTATATTACGCATGGTTTAAGGTACGATCACATGTGTCATGAAGGGCAGACAAGTCATTTGTTTGCCCTCTGATCGCTACattgtacatgtactgtatgggCTAAACAAGTTCACAGCATCCATTGTACTGAAAACAAGAATTACTATAACCATCAGTGACAATGTATGCATATATGTGTCACTCATAAGTTTCTGTTACATAAACAGAAcatggagttttttttactATATAAAAACAGGATTCAATTTACTATTGAATACCTTTCTCACGGCATGCTAGAGACAGCTATCAGTGTGAGACTTTCCAAGTGATACAGTGTGTACCAAAGAGTGTACCAAACGATAATGGgtgttttgtctctttgtacAAGGAAATACAATGTGCTCTGGTACAAACTTGAAACTTGATTTGATAGACCCTCATGTCTGATCTACGTACAGTTTAAGAGATTTCATGTCTGTGAGAAATGTCTCTTTAAACACTGCAGGTTTcatttactgtacacacactcTGCCTCTACTAAGCTACAGTCTACAACACTGAAAggccataaccctaacccttacgcTGAAACAACCAGTTAAACTTGCACTGAACCTATTGAACTTCTTTTAACGTAATGAACAACTTGTAATTTACTTGCAGTCTGATGAACAGTACTGACTAGTCATATGGTGTTTCCTACATGAAATGAATGTGGTTGCAGGTGTGTGTTATCTTGTTGTTTACCTTCCAGAAGAGGATGCTACAGTGTTTGCAGAAGTGCATGGTGTCGCCGTACTGCTCCCTCATTGGATAATGTTTCTTCAGGGTGAAGTACATCAGCTTCCAGTCCACATTTTCACTCTTGGATAGGACCAACTTTCTACAGAACTGAGTGTGGATGgaagaaaacacacattaaaaaaaaaaaacccaaaaaaacatttaaaacccaGGGGACAAGAAAGTAATTATAACTGGAGCAAAGTGTAATTAGATATAACTGAGGACCATTTCTCATTAACACCAATCCTGAATGggtgtttatatgtgtgcaagctagtgtgtgtgtgtgtgtgtgtgtgtgtgtgtgtgtgtgtgtgtgtgtgtgtgtgagtgagtgagtgagtgagagagagagagtgaaacagATCAATGTGAGTAAATATTGGCAAttctgccctctagtggtcaACTGGTAAACTACTTAGCAGCCATCTCTTTGGATGTTTTATGCATATTCCTTTTAAAAAGCATTATGAAAATCACAGATTTAGCTGTAAATACTAACCATCCATGTCTAATTAAACTAAATATGTTGTCCTCTCACCTGTTTGTCTGAGAAGTGAAAGTGGCAGAGTTTCTTCCACAGTATCCTGTTCTCACTGAGGCTGTGCAAAGTAGGCGTGGCCTGCCCCAGGTTAATGATGTCATAAGCATCAGATAACTCGCAGAGGATCTTGTTCTGCATATGTAGCGGCAAGTCGTTGAATGACATGCCACTGCATATTTGCTGGGGAGACAATTAAGATTGACACATTAAAATTCAGAGCTGGACTGTAAAGAAAAACTCAAATATTCCTACATCAcaggagtgttttttttcccactgaGAATGATGTGTTACAATTCATACACAGCTGAGCATTAAATTACCTGGTCCAAAAGATTAGTTGTCAATTCTTCACATTCCATATTTCATGTTGCTCACCCATTAAATTCAGCTTAGTGGGATCAGCACGTAAAGTGAGCAGTGGTGAGGTAGATGCAAACCTACTTCACTATTCCCTttttaaaaatcacatttacaTACAGGCAGCTCAAATTGGACCTGGATGCGTGTTGAGGCCCAGAGCATGCTGAAAAGCAAtgtacgtacacacacaaacaaacaaacaccagTACACCTTCTACCTTGGGGATCTGCAGGTTGTTGAGCTGCTGCTTCCATTTGTGAATGGTCTCCAGTCGGCACATCCAGATGTTTACGTTGCCCACGAGGACACACCTGCCAACATGGATGGTCAGACTGTGCAATGTCGAGCTCAGGTCGTGCAGCAAATCCTTAACAAGTCGCGGGTTGTAGTGGTCGTCGAGAACTAGTAGtgaaattttaaaaacaaacacaagacaATATTTTAGggtgaaaaagaaaacattagcAGCCAAAATGTAACTTGTAACTATATGTACCCTAAATTAGGTCTAGGATGCATCTACAGGAGTGCTGACAAAAGTGTCCGCCTGTACAATATCTCCGCCTCAGGTCTCCTTACCCTTTCGTACAATCTTCTCCAGTATATTGAAATAGTTTTTCTGTGCAGCTCCACTCAAAGAGGTCAGCTGAGACCTGGCTATTAGCTGGAAAAGctatgggagaaaaacagagTAAGACAGTTAGAGGAAAAGAACAAGTCGGTATCAAAAGGATTCTTAATCAACATGTGTGATCATTATTTGCTCACTTTTGCAACATAGTTAAATCTTCTTAAGTCTTGAATGGCACTGGAAAAGTCTAGACGGTTTAGGGCTTCACCAAGCGTGCAGTATCCATGTCGCTGTGTGGTAacatgaaaatacacacacatttatttttattaaatcattatttatttcaaatacaaaTATGTTTCAATCAACAGACAACAAACGCTTCATGTGAAATTTTCTTGTAACAGCTGCAGCACTCACTTCTTTCGTGCTCCCTTTCTGCACATAGATCCATTTATCCGTGAAAACAACTGGacaaggaaaaaacaaacaaacacattagtTAGCAGAGTTCATTTATTAAAGTGTTTCGATGTAAATGTtattatattactttttttcttttttttttatttttaaaatttaaatattatataataaaaaattgtgttaaataatataatatatataaaaaaattttaaaaaaaaaaaaaataaaaaaataaaaaaaaaaaaataagtaaaaaaaattatagcaaagttaatttttaatatataaaagtatttaaaaatataaaaaaaattaaaaaaaaaaaaaaaaataaaaaaaaataaaaaataaagtaaaaataaaaaaaaataagaataatcaCTGTTTTATAAAATTATATAAAGGGGTAGAAGCAGTGTAAAagggaaggagaaaaaaaaagaacagatcaagataaagtaaaaaaaaaagttaaaggaaGGGGGaggataagaaaaaaaaaaaaaaaaaaaaaaataaaaaaaaaaaaagaaagggttaaaaaaaaaataaaaaaaaaaaaagaaataaaaaaaaaaaaaaaaaaaagaaaagttttaaaaaaaaaaaaataaaaagaaagagaaacagaaaaaaaaaaaaaaaaaaaagaaaaaaagacgtctaaaaaaaaatgcagaaaaaaggaGAGGGGGAAGGGTGGTGATCGATGGAGGGAGTGTAGGTTaaggagaggagggaaaaaACGTCAAATCTGaggtaatataataaaaaaaaaaaaaaatcaaaaaaaaaaaaaaaaaaaaaaaaataaaaaaaaaaagaaaaaaaaaaggtgaaaaaaagaaaataaaaaaaaaaacaataaaaagaaagaaaaaaggaatgtggaaagataaaaaaaaaaaaaaaaaaaaaaaaaaaaaaaaaaaaaaaaaggaaaaaaaaaaaaaaaaaaaaaaatgttaacacaCCAAACACTCAaagaaaaagagggggggggaattgttggggttggggtgtttttttttttttgtttaaaattgaaaaaaaaaaaagaaaagggggattggtaaaaagatgaagaaaaaaaaagaagaaaaaaaaaaaaaaaaaaagaggaaaaagaaaaagagtgtGTTTGGTGTTCAGATTTTGaaagttttaattaaaaaaaaaaaaaaaaaaaaaaaaaataaaaaaaaaaaaaaaaaaaaaaaaaaaaaaagaaaaataaaaaggtaagtaaatcaaaaaaaaaaaaaaaaaagaaaaaaaaaaaaaaaaataaaaaaaaaactgaaaacccACCCCACCCTGCCTTTACTTTGTGTATTAAAGTATTGAGGAAatgagaaaaaggaaaaattttaatttataaaaataaaaaaaaaaaaaaaaaagagatatataatttttaaatggaaaaaaaggtgagaaaaaaaaaaaaaaaaaaaaaattagaatgaattaattttttttttttttttttttttatttttttttaaaaaaaaaaaaaaaaaaaaaataaaatttttttttttatttaaataataaatattttttttttttttttaaaaaaaaaaataaatttttatttttgttttttaaaaggtaaaaaataaaaaaaagttaaaaagggtGAAagagaaatatttaaaaaagcaacTTTATAAAAATCGTTATTGGCTCATGTtgcattttgtcactttgttgaCTCAAAAGCGTACTGCAACAGTTTCAACAAACACTGAACATCATAACCTCCCCAACTATAGAATTTGCCTTCTGGTGGACATCCATTTTTGGAACAACAGCGATATaataaagaagagaaagaaaagaaaatggatgGAAGGATAGATTAGGATGTGTGGGCAGCAAGGATTGTCTGTTCTGCAGAGAGAGATGTAGGTAAATAACATTAAATAggtttgcaatgaaaatgcatTTAGTTTCCTGGCTGCGTTGAGGTTCGGCAAGGTTACAGATACTAAAAAGCTGGTGTGTATGCCAATGTATTCTAATATaaacctagtctcgcattgtcagacctaTTTCCACATCATATAAACCATATGTGTGCCCCTATAACGTTACAAATAGATGCATGGGGAGGCTGGGTTCATGGAGCTGCTGCGGATGACAACAGATGAGTTTGATTTCGTGCTGGGGAAGGTCCAACACCTTATAACAAAGCAGGACACAAATTAGACTGGCAATATCCCTGACAGAGCATTTATCTTTGACCCTGCGGTTTTTGGCAACAGGTGAGTCTTCCACAGCCAAATCACAATAACCCTGTAaagcacaaaaaacaacattcttACCTGTGCCTGAACAATGCCACAACAGTCCCCCAAAACATCATGTCTGCCTGCAACAATAAGACGTCTATGTATACCTAAAAGTCATGTATGTCATTTTGCGACTGTGGACCTTAATTAGctattattcattttaaatgttggTTTCTGCTTATTTTAtaatgattttatttatttctgatgTAGGTGAATCATTCAAGTCCCTCAGCTTCCAGTACAGAATAGCACTATTTCAAAAAATAGTTATGGAGACCTGTGTCGCTCTGTACCAGGTcataaaaaaagactttctgatgGTAATTTCTGGTTACCACTTACTGTAGACACAAAGATAGTATGCTCTGTTAAGCAATATTGCCAAGGTCTCATCtcacaatatatatttttttatgtaattacATTGTAATCATAATGTAAGAGTTACAGTATTTGTGAATTGCTATTCACAGTACTGcagaaatctattttttttaatcatctgtCAAATATAAGAATCAGTGTACTAAATGCAGTTTAACTCCTAGCCTTCCTAGTTCTTTTCTTCTATTGCTAGACACCATCAACAGAGGCAGAATGGCGGTCAATAGCCCGGGACTTTGAACTGAAATTGCAGTTTCCACATTGCCGTGGTGCG includes:
- the si:ch211-225h24.2 gene encoding si:ch211-225h24.2 isoform X1, which codes for MFKKSKSKVLVDYASEEDDMSWHYHHSYKDKDIEGEEEEEEEEAVTAVSKEARVKKIMSKKEKREKKMFSSKDDEHFLLTGVKLADRRGSHKKIKDDDKEKEKKDKPDKGHCFWESVTMTMRQISPTKKLEKMEGWEPPHLENLTETVTDEAPEDKSQKGGSPVSFPDSLGLPLELASWAGRGLEEDSSRYANLSDSKDSTAAVRWTARAKVKLAGISRMSRGIVSESAWEGFK
- the si:ch211-225h24.2 gene encoding si:ch211-225h24.2 isoform X2, whose product is MFKKSKSKVLVDYASEEDDMSWHYHHSYKEARVKKIMSKKEKREKKMFSSKDDEHFLLTGVKLADRRGSHKKIKDDDKEKEKKDKPDKGHCFWESVTMTMRQISPTKKLEKMEGWEPPHLENLTETVTDEAPEDKSQKGGSPVSFPDSLGLPLELASWAGRGLEEDSSRYANLSDSKDSTAAVRWTARAKVKLAGISRMSRGIVSESAWEGFK
- the fbxo25 gene encoding F-box only protein 25 isoform X1, whose product is MPFLGKDWRSPGWSWTKTEHGWKRIIFYGHELEDSNREIHLKELCSDNKENLFVGDVCELATTKRKKDLYNNNTKSQFVFTDKWIYVQKGSTKERHGYCTLGEALNRLDFSSAIQDLRRFNYVAKLFQLIARSQLTSLSGAAQKNYFNILEKIVRKVLDDHYNPRLVKDLLHDLSSTLHSLTIHVGRCVLVGNVNIWMCRLETIHKWKQQLNNLQIPKQICSGMSFNDLPLHMQNKILCELSDAYDIINLGQATPTLHSLSENRILWKKLCHFHFSDKQFCRKLVLSKSENVDWKLMYFTLKKHYPMREQYGDTMHFCKHCSILFWKDRHLALLFKDCGHPCSANNPDSCLMPISPQHFIDLFKF
- the fbxo25 gene encoding F-box only protein 25 isoform X2, whose amino-acid sequence is MPFLGKDWRSPGWSWTKTEHGWKRIIFYGHELEDSNREIHLKELCSDNKENLFVGDVCELATTKRKKDLYNNNTKSQFVFTDKWIYVQKGSTKERHGYCTLGEALNRLDFSSAIQDLRRFNYVAKLFQLIARSQLTSLSGAAQKNYFNILEKIVRKVLDDHYNPRLVKDLLHDLSSTLHSLTIHVGRCVLVGNVNIWMCRLETIHKWKQQLNNLQIPKQICSGMSFNDLPLHMQNKILCELSDAYDIINLGQATPTLHSLSENRILWKKLCHFHFSDKQFCRKLVLSKSENVDWKLMYFTLKKHYPMREQYGDTMHFCKHCSILFWKDCGHPCSANNPDSCLMPISPQHFIDLFKF